The genomic stretch acccgtgcattttctgcacgggtttaaaactagtaaattattaaaattacCTAGTGAAGAAATTGAGAATAGCCATAAAATAAAGAAATTGATGTAATTAATCACAGTTTCTCCTAAATACATTCACAAGACATAATTATCCAACATTCCTACCATGGCCAAAAGCAAAAACAGAAGCATTTCTGCCCTTGGAAGGAATTTTTGCTCAAAAAAAATTTCTAATATCTAAAATCATAGTGTGGTGCCATCATTATGTCCACAAAACTCTTTACAACGAGTTTCACGAAACCCTGAAAACAAACTAAGCAACAACCGTTCATTGGACTCGTCTCCACATTAGCCAACATACCAAGGAGATGGGTGCAAATAGGAGGATGTACTACGAATGTATCCCGCCTTTGTGGCTCTAACCTGTACGCCGCCATAATTGTGTGCTCAGATCTTTTTATAATCTCCAAGTAAATGTTGTCACCTGCAGCCAGATTGTGGATCACAATTCAGAAAATAAGCAATAATATTCCCCAGAAGACGAGTAACACATGGACGTGGCAGGACCTCTTCACATATGCCGTCATGCCTGTGTCTTACATGCTCAAGGTATGGGTTACGTCATAGGTACCCAACAGTCCAACACTTAACACTCCCAACACTTTCCCCTCTAAAGATTGGGAGGCTTGCATAGTTGCATGAAAAAAAATTAGAGAAAGACGAGTTTATAAATCAAATAATATGACTTGCCAAACGTCATATTATTTGAAGCTGTTTTTTGCCAAACGTCTTGCCATTGCAATTCAAAACCATTAAATGTTTCATCGTTTCTAATAAAATTTTGATGAGACGGCAAGTCTCCATACTTGTATCAATAAAATATAAATACTGGCATGGCCAATAACTTGACATTTAGCCTTATCCGTGCACAAGTACAAGTGACACATCCCCTAGCAAGCTTTTCCATTTTACATATTCCTTTTTTTGGGCTTGGTGAGGCAGGGTTCTGAGCTCAGAAATGTTAGGAAGTTTCTCACCTAAAGTTCTGTATTTGACGGTTGAAACGACCGAGTAGAGTACTTACCCAAAAATTCAAAAGCTAATCTACCCAAAGCATGGTCAAAATGCAGGGTTCTGTGGACGACCATGATTATAAAAATCATCTTGTATATAATGCTGACgacaattaataaaaaaaaaataaactcaCCAAAGCTCATACTTCGAGTCATGCTCTGAAGTTGATTTTCCACTATTGAATGCACTTCTCGTTTCACACAATTTGCATGTTCATTCTCCCTGTTTTCTGAGGATAACCCGCCAGTGTCAGGTCCCATGCTTGATCTACTGGTGCAGGGTTGGAGTGTTCCTCTAGTAGATAGCTGGGACTGAGTGGCCTCCAAATGTATGCTGTCCAGTCCACTCCAAGCTCTGTGGCCATGAGATAAACCATCTGCGTCTGGTAAGGGTTGACTTACATGTCGTGTCATGTTGCCAAGTCTTTCAAGCCCAGAATCCATATTCGGCATGCTATGAGAATAACTTCCATTATATCTACCGAATTGTTGAACACTATGAGACGTTCCTACATGTGCTCTACCATGATGGAAAGTTGTGTTAACCCCGAGACCTATTATATTTCCCAAAGAACTTAATTCACCTCCAGTTTGACTCATTCTATTTGAAAGAATATAATGTATCTGACGGTGTATTCTACGTCTTCCTGAAACAGTAGATACCCCAATGCCAGAACCTGGAGAAGGAAGTTGAAGGCCACCTCCAGAAAACCTCGGAGAGGCGAGAAGCCCATCTCCTTGACTTAAGGGTGTTTCAGGAATTGTCACATTGAGGTCTATTTCCGACATGTTCTCATACGTCGTCTGTCTATCAGAAGCACTAGCACCTGCTCGTTGTTCGGCCATGAGACCCTGAAATTGAGGCTGTGATGAAGCAAGAACAGCTGGTCTACAACCATCACAATACCAATTTCCTTCAGGCACTTCCCGTCCAAGACCAACGCAGTATGTGTGCGCTGGTGAATCACAAACATCACAAAGCAACATGAGGGCATCATCTCCACCTTGATGGCACTCAGTACATATGACATTTTCGTAAGGATTTAAAAAGTCCCGAAGTTCCTCTTCAGAAGGTTGGTAAACCTGCATCAAACAAAATCTGGTTCAATGAAAGAAGAGCTGAAtgtagaaaagaaaaaagaacgaAAATACCCATTATATACACCCTTGCCACTTGCATATGTTGCATTAAAAACAGATCCAAATCACACTTAAGCAAATGGTAAGACGGAGGGAGTAGTCTGCAGGACCTAGGTACCGACAACAATGAAGGAAAAAAGAGGGAGGGGGAGAAGTAGCAAGACTTTGAGGAGCCCCAAAGGCTAACATAGTTTCAAAAACAGTACCTGATCACGCTCAGGAACTGTTACCACCGTCTTCTTTTGATCAAACCCTTTACCGCATCTCGTGGCCTTACTTATCGTCACGAATCTCTGCTTACACAATGGGCAACGCGTTTCGACTTTTGACCATTCcataatgcatgcaaaacagaaaAAATGTGTACAACAGTTAAGTGTTCCCCGGACAGAGCTTTTTCCCTCTTCTGTTAAGCAAATGCCACAAACAGGCTTCCCGATATCATTTCTTGTTTCCTCTGCCTTCTCTTTGCCTTTCCTGGCAGGAGGTTTATTTGGCTTACAAAAGGCTTCATCTTCCTGTATTTTTCTTGAACTTCTCAAATTTGTGGCCAAGGCTCTACAATACAGGTCGGCTTCTCTGACTTGCTCCCTTTCTTCCTCGGATATAGTGAACTCACGGTCAGATGAGTCAGAGCAAATATCTAAATCCGAATCAACAGTCGCTCTTTTCTTTCTATGTCCACGTTTTCTTTTTTTCTGGTTTCTAACAGCCGATCCCTTTTTTTTCCTTCCCTGTTTAGAAGCTTTCCTTGCTGTCCCTGCTCTTCTCACAGAAGTTTTCCTCTTTGATGTGGTTCtccttttcttggtctttgaCTTTGCCTTTGGAAAtcgttcctcctcctcttcctcctcctcctcctcctcaacatcatcatcatcatcatccaaatGTTCAAATTCGTTGGGTGCAAACTCAACATCATCCAAGTCATCCGAGTCATCATCATCGCCACATATaacttttcttctcttctttgacCTATTCACAACAACTTTCCCAGATTTTCGAGATCCTTTCCGAGTCCTTAGTTTTGGTTTTGCCACAGTTCTCCACACACCTTCTCTTTCATctttttcatcatcatcatcgtcatcttcttcttctttttcttcttctgcttcttcctcctcttcctcctcttcatactcttcctcctcctcctcctcctcctcctccaccacctcctcctcttcttcttcctcctcctcctcctcctcctcctctagaGATTCAAATTCATCAGGTTTAAACTCatcatcatctgagtcatcatCATCGGCATGACTaacttttcttctcttctttgatctgtttaaaccatttttcctagATTTTGAAACTGCTTTTTTAGCTCTCTGTTTTGATTTTCCCACAGTTCTCCAACCATTTTCCTCTTCCTCCTCAAAGCAGCTTTCTTCTACTAAAGTATCTCCTACTAAGGAATCCAAATCATCAGACTGCTCATCTACTTCATCGGCTTCTGCCACATAGTCTTCGTCAGAATCCTCGGAATCCATAATTTTTTTCTGCAATGTTTGGTTACCTCTTTGCTTCATATCAGCCTTCCTTACTCTCCCCGTCTATTTATCACACAAGGCCACAAGGGTAAATATTCTAGATTTTAATCAGGGAATTTTCAATGCACATTGACTTTAAAGTATAGGCTCAAGATGCAAGCAGAGTAAAAATAGTAGTATCAATGCAATTAAAGTTCCAGAACCCTAATTTCTCTATCTAGtagaaaaaatcaaaaatttaaaGGATCATATCAAAAATATTACCAAGAAATAATTGCGCCAAATTCCTTCTCATTTTGAGGCGTATACCAAATTTGAACTGATAATGGCATATATTAAAATTAATAGGCATTGCTGCAGCATCGATTTTCTTAACTTTCTAACCAAAAGATTACCTTCTCAAGTACAACACCATAAAACCATAACAAATAAGGCAGATACAAGCTATTCCCTAATTCCATAATGATAACCGATCTATTATGGTCTATCAGCTCAATCTCCTTATACAGATAGTTGGCCAGATTGGGAAAAAATCACTCTAATTTCCTAAGCCCTCACAAATTCTGCTACCGAGTATCACAAAAACAAGACCAATACATCCTGCCATCGGAGTAATGGACAATCAAgcacaatcaaacaaacaaatgTATGGAAAAACCCTAGATAACTTATGCTCGATCATTTGCTTGTTTTTTCAGCATAGTCCATCACAATCCAATAACAAATTCAAACAAGGCAAATCATCAAATTTCGCAAATTTTCCATTCATCCCACAAAACCAATATCATTTGACACAATCTCCGGATCATAAAATGTTCCATCATCTACATCCATCTACAATTAACCAAATCTGAATTGCAAATACAATCCCCTAAACAAAACACATGCATCAAATTGTCGAATAGGAACCGTCGTCATCCAACAAAAAATCAACTTTCCCCCAATACAAAATTCATGCATCAAATGATTGAATTGCACAACAAATTCTACTCAATTATGAACTTGATTATCAAAAATaacatcaattttcctccaaaaCACATGCATCAAATGATCTAATGCATAACAGAATCAGCTTCAAATCTgaactttattaaaaaaaaaaaaacccatcaAATGTTCATCACACCAAACACAAATTCAAGAACAACCCATCACTGATTTTTCCCAATTCACCTTACCCTTAATTTAAAAAATTAATCATACCAactcattattttattattatttttttttaaatgcatAATTTATAGCATGCCTTAAATAAATACATCCAATTTAAAAAATTTAAGCATTACAATTAATTGAGCCACTAAAGTGAAAATGAAAGAGGTCCAAATTTATTTTAATGCAATTCTATATAATATAAAGGATTTTaagtaaaaatataaaaataaaaagaatatAAATATTAAAATTAGAAATAGAGGTaatatagagagagaatgaggtACCTGAGAGGAGAGAGAAAGCATCGAACCTAAAGATTAAGAGAGAGAAATGTTGTGCTCAAAAAAATAGTAATGGTGGCAAAAAATTTCTCGTCGCTTTTTAtagatttttattattttttgtttttaattttttttttcggtctGTCACTAGCCAccctcaacaaaaaaaaaaagctagATAGATTAGTCGACGATATGACTaatttatttcattctttttaGATGAACAGGCGAGTGTAAACCACAAACTTTGAAACttttgtccaaaaaaaaaaaaaaaaactttaaaatcAGCTCAAAAATGTTCGACAAGAGTATACGATGAAAGCCGTAAGCATGTTGCAACCCTTTTGAGTTTTGACAAATATACAAAAATCGGTCTAAAATTGTTTTCAATACAAATGATATTCTATAAAATTGTAAGAATCTTCTTAAATTTATTCGCCGACTTTATATAGGTAGTCTTACTTATGACAGGTTTCTCCGTTTTACCATTAACGGATCGGGTGTATAGGACACGTGtctaaataaatgaagaaaaacaaagagGGTTCTATAGGTTTTCGACACATTTTGTCGCGTGTCCCACGACTGTCGGTGTTGGACACAAGTACACTGCTTAAGAGGAGTGTTTGTGCTATGTAATACGAAGTATTACCACTTCATGAATCGTATGGACAAATTTTTACTAGTCCCTAGACAATTGGCCTTATATAAAGTGATTAAGTGATATAAATTCTAcctattttttttttgacatgGATATACTTGTTTTAAACAATaatttgtattctttataatTGATTGGTGTAGTACTTACATAACCTTTTGAGTTATTACGAAGTATTATATTTGTCGAGTGACTTTTCTTTTAAATCTCAAAGGAAATTAACCCATGGTAAAGTGGAACAAGCTACATAAACAACGTTTCGAGGAAGACGACCACACTCTACTATAATAATATAAAGGATTCACATGAGCAAGTTCATGTGCGACTCAATTTATTAACCactaacaaaaaccaaaacaatgtATTAAAACTATTATATACAGTTCAAAGCATGAATACAATCAATAACTTAAAAACAAATCATATATATCTCCCTTTCTTATTTAAATTCATCGCCTCGACAACCTTAAGGCAATCACTCTTGATGATCATGTCTCGACTATAAAGAATCGTCACCGTCTGCGCTATTTCCAGCTCGAATACCTCACTTTTTTGTATCGTCTTCGAGAGACAACCTTCTCTCTACTATCCCTACACACTATATCAAAACGGGTCCTAACTCTCTCCTTCACCCCCGCATCCACATAAATCATAACCCAATTCTTCGGCGGTTTTGTCCACTCTTTAAGATACAAACCCCTGCGCTCACTCCTACCATAGAGCTGACCACTCTCCCCttccatcttcctcatcatttCCTTACCTCAATGCACCACACCTCCTTCGACGGCCTTGCTTTCTCAAACACCAACTTATTTGACACCTCCCAAATTGCCTAATACCCACCATGAAATACCACACTCTCTCGCATTAAACTTCTTTTCACACATGTTCTACCCACTCCCTCGACCGCTGAAGCCCAACTCCCACCTTCACATAAATCTCCAACTCAATCTATATCCCCACACCCCCaaccccaaacaaaaaaaaagtagaTTTATTGTTCGTGATTTATAAGTTATTATCATTTTTCAATAACTTCTTTTATGAGGAATTTGTCACGGTAGGTAAAACATTAATTTATATTGTTTGTGGTTTTAAATAACTAAGTTAATTTATATTTAAGATTATCTAGAAGGATTATTAGGACAAAAAATGAAGGTACGGACCACAACGGAGGTAATTAAGACCCAAAATGATGGCCCTGGTCACTGTGGTGAAATCGAGCGAAAACAGTGGGAAGGGTCATTATGACATATATTGAAGGTACGAACCACATCGGAGGTCATAGAATTTTATGCACTCGTCAATAAGACCCCGTAAAAGTCAAGTTTAGGGCTGTAATTCACACCCAAAATGTCGTCTCTGGTCACTGTGGCAAAATCAAGTGAAAACAGTTGACAAGGGTAATTATAAGGTATATCGAAGGTACGGACTACAACGGAGGTCATAGGATTTGATGCACTCGTCAATAAGGCCCCCGTAAAAGTCGAGTTTAAAATCAAGCGAAAACAGTTAAGAAGGGTAATTGTAACATATATTGAAGGTACGGACCACATCGGAGTTCATAGGATTTGATGCACCCATCAATAAGGCCCCCGTAAAACTCGAGTTTAGGGCTGTAATTCAGACCCAAAATGGCATTCCTCGTCACTGTGGCAAAATCGAGCGAAATCAATCATGAAGGGTCATTGTGACATATAATGATGGTATGGACTTAATTGGAGGTCATAGGATTTGATGCACTTGTCATTTTGTCAATAAGACCCCTGTCATAATCGATTTTAGTGCCTTAATTAAGAACCAAAATGTCGTCTTTGGTCACTGTAACAAAATCGATCGAAAATAGTCGAGAATGGTCATTATGACATATAATGAAAGTACGGACCACAGCTGAGGTCATAGAACTTGATGCACTCGTCAATAAGGCCCCCGTAAAAGTCGATTTTAGGGCTATAATTCAGATCCAAAATGACGTCCCTTGTCAGTTTGGCGAAGTCGAGCGAAAACAGTCGAGAAGGGTCATTATGGCATATAATGAAGGTACGAACTACAATGGAGGTCATAACATTTGATGCACTCGTCAATAAGGCTCCCATAAAAGTCGATTTTAGCGTTGTAATTTAGACCAAAATGGCGTCCCTGGTCACTGTGTCAAAATCGAGCGAAAACAGTCTAGAATGATCTTTATAACATATAATGAAAGTACGGACCACATCGGAGGTCATAAGATTTGATGCACTGGTCAATAAGGCCCACTTAAAAGTCGATTTCCGAGCTATAACTAAGACCCAAAATGGTGTCTCAGGTCACTGTGGCGAAATCGAGCGAAAACAGCCGGGAAGGGTCATTATGACTATAACGAGGTATGGACTTAATCGGAGGTCATAGAATTTTATGCACTTGTCAATAAGACTCCTATAAAAGCCGATTTTAGCGTCTTAATTCAAAACGAAAATGTCGTCTCTGGTCACTGTGGCAAAATCGATCGAAAACAGTTGAGAATGGTCATTATGACATATAATGAAGGTGCAGACCACATCGGAGGTCATAGAAATTGATGCACTCATAAATAAGGCCCCAGTAAAAGTAGGTTTTGGGACTGTAATTCAGACCCTAAATGACATCCCTTGTCACTTTGGTCACTGTGGTGAAAATTTAACGAAAACAGTCTAGAAGGATCATTATGACATATTATGAAGGTACGGACCACATTGGAGGTCATAAGATTTGATACCTTGGTGAATAAGGCCAATGTAAAAGTTGATTTTAGGGCTGTAATAGACCCAAAAATGGTGTCCCTAGTCACTGTGGTGAAAACAGTCGAGAAGGATCATTATGGCATATAATGAAGGTACGGACCACAGTAGAAGTTATAGCATTTGATGCACTCGTCAATAAGACCCCGTAAAAGTCGATTTTAGCACTGTAATTTAGACCCAAAATGGCGTCCCTGGTCACTTCGGCGAAATCGAGTGAAAACAGCCGAGAAGGGTCATTATGGCATATAATGATGGTATGGATCAGAGGTCATAGGATTTGATGCACTAATCAATAAGACCCCTTTAAAAGTCGATTTTAGTGCTGTAACTCAGAACCAAAATGTCGTCCTTGGTCACTGTGGCAAAATCGAGCGAAAACAGTCGAGAAGGGTCATTATGACATATGATGATGGTATGGACCACATTGGAGGTCATAGGGTTTATGCATTCATAAATAAGTCCCCTGTAAATGTCAATATTGGGGCATGTATTTGGACCAAAATGACGTCCCATGTCACTATGGTGAACTCGAGCGAAAACAGTCCAGAAGGATCATTATGGCATATAATGAAGGTACGGACCACAACGAAGGTCATATCATTTGATGCACTCGCCAATAAGGCCCCCGTAAGAGTTGATTTTGGCGCTGTAATTTAGACCCAAAATGGCGTCCCTGGCCACTGTGGCAAATTCGAGCGAAAAAAGTCTAGAGGTATCATAATATCATATAATGGAGGTAAAGACCACATTGGAGGTCATAAGACTTGATTCACTCGACAATAACGCCCCCGTAAAAGTCGTTTTAGGACTGTAATTCGACAATCAAGCAAAAACAGTCGAGAAGGTTAATTATGACATATATTGAGGGTACAGACCACATCGGAGGTCCTTGGATTTTATGCACTCGTCAATAAGGTCCCTTGTCAGTTTGGCGAAGTCGAGCGAAAACAGTCGAGAAGGGTCATTATGGCATATAATGAAGGTACGAACTACAATGGAGGTCATAACATTTGATGCACTCGTCAATAAGGCTCCCATAAAAGTCGATTTTAGCATTGTAATTTAGACCCAAAATGGCGTCCCTGGTCACCGTGTCAAAATCGAGCGAAAACAGTCTAGAATGATCTTTATAACATATAATGAAAGTACGGACCACATCGGAGGTCATAAGATTTGATGCACTGGTCAATAAGGCCCACTTAAAAGTCGATTTCCGAGCTATAACTAAGACCCAAAATGGTGTCTCAGGTCACTGTGGCGAAATCGAGCGAAAACAGCCGGGAAGGGTCATTATGACTATAACGAAGGTATGGACTTAATCGGAGGTCATAGAATTTTATGCACTTGTCAATAAGACTCCTATAAAAGCCGATTTTAGCGTCTTAATTCAAAACGAAAATGTCGTCTCTGGTCACTGTGGCAAAATCGATCGAAAACAGTTGAGAATGGTCATTATGACATATAATGAAGGTGCAGACCACATCGGAGGTCATAGAAATTGATGCACTCATAAATAAGGCCCCAATAAAAGTAGGTTTTGGGACTCAGTAATTCACCCTAAATGACATCCCTTGTCACTTTGGTCACTGTGGTGAAAATTTAGCGAAAACAGTCTAGAAGGATCATTATGACATATTATGAAGGTACGGACCACATTGGAGGTCATAAGATTTGATACCTTGGTGAATAAGGCCAATGTAAAAGTTGATTTTAGGGCTGTAATAGACCCAAAAATGGTGTCCCTGGTCACTGTGGTGAAA from Silene latifolia isolate original U9 population chromosome 5, ASM4854445v1, whole genome shotgun sequence encodes the following:
- the LOC141657634 gene encoding uncharacterized protein LOC141657634, encoding MLSLSSQTGRVRKADMKQRGNQTLQKKIMDSEDSDEDYVAEADEVDEQSDDLDSLVGDTLVEESCFEEEEENGWRTVGKSKQRAKKAVSKSRKNGLNRSKKRRKVSHADDDDSDDDEFKPDEFESLEEEEEEEEEEEEEEVVEEEEEEEEEEYEEEEEEEEAEEEKEEEDDDDDDEKDEREGVWRTVAKPKLRTRKGSRKSGKVVVNRSKKRRKVICGDDDDSDDLDDVEFAPNEFEHLDDDDDDVEEEEEEEEEEERFPKAKSKTKKRRTTSKRKTSVRRAGTARKASKQGRKKKGSAVRNQKKRKRGHRKKRATVDSDLDICSDSSDREFTISEEEREQVREADLYCRALATNLRSSRKIQEDEAFCKPNKPPARKGKEKAEETRNDIGKPVCGICLTEEGKSSVRGTLNCCTHFFCFACIMEWSKVETRCPLCKQRFVTISKATRCGKGFDQKKTVVTVPERDQVYQPSEEELRDFLNPYENVICTECHQGGDDALMLLCDVCDSPAHTYCVGLGREVPEGNWYCDGCRPAVLASSQPQFQGLMAEQRAGASASDRQTTYENMSEIDLNVTIPETPLSQGDGLLASPRFSGGGLQLPSPGSGIGVSTVSGRRRIHRQIHYILSNRMSQTGGELSSLGNIIGLGVNTTFHHGRAHVGTSHSVQQFGRYNGSYSHSMPNMDSGLERLGNMTRHVSQPLPDADGLSHGHRAWSGLDSIHLEATQSQLSTRGTLQPCTSRSSMGPDTGGLSSENRENEHANCVKREVHSIVENQLQSMTRSMSFGDNIYLEIIKRSEHTIMAAYRLEPQRRDTFVVHPPICTHLLGMLANVETSPMNGCCLVCFQGFVKLVVKSFVDIMMAPHYDFRY